A DNA window from Massilia putida contains the following coding sequences:
- the fusA gene encoding elongation factor G, whose protein sequence is MARTTPIERYRNIGISAHIDAGKTTTTERILFYTGVNHKIGEVHDGAATMDWMEQEQERGITITSAATTCFWKGMANNFEPHRFNIIDTPGHVDFTIEVERSMRVLDGACMVYCAVGGVQPQSETVWRQANKYKVPRLAFVNKMDRTGANFFKVYEQMRARLKANPIPLQIPIGAEDNFKGVVDLVKMKAIYWDDASQGMKFDYRDVPAELLDQANEWREKLVETAAEASEDLMNKYLEEGELSEEEIKKALRARTIAGEIVPMMCGTAFKNKGVQAMLDAVIEYLPSPVDIPPVAGTDEEDQPVTRKADDSEKFAALAFKIMTDPFVGQLIFFRVYSGVINSGDTVYNPIKGKKERVGRILQMHANQREEIKEVRAGDIAAAVGLKEATTGETLCDPSAPIILEKMVFPEPVIQQAVEPKTKADQEKMGLALNRLAQEDPSFRVRTDEESGQTIIGGMGELHLEIIVDRMKREFGVEATVGKPQVAYRETIRKAVTDVEGKFVKQSGGRGQYGHAVLNIEPQEPGKGFEFVDAIKGGVVPREYIPAVEKGVRETLSTGVLAGYPVVDVKVTLVFGSYHDVDSNENAFRMAGSMAFKDGCRKANPVILEPMMAVEVETPEDYAGTVMGDLSSRRGMVQGMDEIPGGGGKIIKAEVPLSEMFGYSTVLRSATQGRATYTMEFKHYAEAPKHVMDAIVTAKAK, encoded by the coding sequence ATGGCACGCACTACCCCTATTGAGCGCTACCGTAACATCGGTATCTCCGCTCACATCGACGCCGGTAAGACCACCACCACCGAGCGCATCCTGTTCTACACCGGCGTGAACCACAAGATCGGTGAAGTGCACGACGGTGCAGCTACCATGGACTGGATGGAGCAAGAGCAAGAGCGCGGCATCACCATTACCTCGGCAGCGACGACCTGCTTCTGGAAGGGTATGGCCAACAACTTCGAGCCGCACCGCTTCAACATCATCGACACCCCGGGCCACGTCGACTTCACCATCGAGGTGGAGCGTTCGATGCGCGTCCTGGACGGCGCCTGCATGGTCTACTGCGCCGTGGGTGGCGTGCAGCCGCAGTCGGAAACCGTGTGGCGTCAGGCTAACAAGTACAAAGTCCCGCGTCTGGCATTCGTCAACAAGATGGACCGTACCGGTGCGAACTTCTTCAAGGTGTACGAGCAGATGCGTGCCCGCCTGAAGGCCAACCCGATCCCGCTGCAGATCCCGATCGGCGCCGAAGACAACTTCAAAGGCGTGGTCGACCTGGTCAAGATGAAGGCGATCTACTGGGACGACGCGTCGCAGGGCATGAAGTTCGACTACCGCGACGTGCCGGCCGAGCTGCTCGATCAGGCCAACGAATGGCGTGAAAAGCTGGTCGAGACCGCTGCTGAAGCGAGCGAAGACCTGATGAACAAGTATCTCGAAGAGGGCGAACTGTCCGAAGAAGAGATCAAGAAGGCACTGCGCGCACGTACCATCGCCGGCGAAATCGTCCCGATGATGTGCGGCACCGCGTTCAAGAACAAGGGCGTGCAGGCCATGCTGGACGCGGTCATCGAATACCTGCCGTCGCCGGTCGACATTCCGCCGGTCGCAGGTACCGACGAAGAAGACCAGCCGGTCACCCGCAAGGCCGACGACAGCGAGAAATTCGCTGCGCTGGCATTCAAGATCATGACCGACCCGTTCGTCGGCCAGCTGATCTTCTTCCGCGTGTATTCGGGCGTCATCAACTCGGGCGACACCGTCTACAACCCGATCAAGGGCAAGAAGGAACGCGTCGGCCGTATTCTGCAGATGCACGCGAACCAGCGCGAAGAGATCAAGGAAGTCCGTGCAGGCGACATCGCCGCAGCCGTGGGCCTGAAAGAAGCGACCACCGGTGAAACGCTGTGCGACCCGTCGGCACCGATCATCCTGGAAAAGATGGTGTTCCCGGAGCCGGTGATCCAGCAGGCCGTCGAGCCGAAGACCAAGGCCGACCAGGAAAAAATGGGTCTGGCACTGAACCGTCTGGCTCAGGAAGACCCGTCGTTCCGCGTGCGTACCGACGAAGAATCGGGCCAGACCATCATCGGTGGTATGGGCGAGCTGCACCTGGAGATCATCGTCGACCGCATGAAGCGTGAATTCGGCGTGGAAGCGACCGTCGGCAAGCCGCAGGTTGCCTACCGCGAAACGATCCGCAAGGCCGTCACCGACGTCGAAGGCAAGTTCGTCAAGCAGTCGGGCGGTCGCGGTCAGTACGGTCACGCCGTGCTGAACATCGAGCCGCAGGAGCCGGGCAAAGGCTTCGAATTCGTCGACGCCATCAAGGGCGGCGTGGTTCCGCGCGAATACATCCCGGCAGTCGAAAAGGGTGTGCGCGAGACGCTGTCGACCGGCGTGCTGGCCGGCTACCCGGTCGTGGACGTGAAGGTCACGCTGGTCTTCGGTTCGTACCACGACGTGGACTCGAACGAAAACGCGTTCCGCATGGCCGGTTCGATGGCATTCAAGGACGGCTGCCGTAAAGCCAACCCGGTCATCCTCGAGCCGATGATGGCCGTGGAAGTGGAAACGCCGGAAGACTACGCCGGTACCGTGATGGGCGACCTGTCGTCCCGCCGCGGCATGGTGCAGGGCATGGACGAGATCCCGGGCGGCGGCGGCAAGATCATCAAGGCCGAAGTCCCGCTGTCGGAAATGTTCGGTTACTCGACCGTGCTGCGTTCGGCAACGCAGGGTCGTGCGACCTACACGATGGAATTCAAGCACTATGCTGAAGCACCGAAGCATGTGATGGACGCCATCGTGACGGCAAAAGCCAAGTAA